From the Paenibacillus segetis genome, the window AGTGGACTTGATACCAAATTAACGACAATGGCTTTGTCATAATCTTTGCGGATGACGGCTGCCACCTTATCTGGGAAATCATCACCTAATCTACGTAATACCGCGCCAACCTCCGTGTCACCGAGCAAAATTTTACATGTCCAATCCTCATGGTTCATCTGAAATGCCTGCTCGATTGAATGAGAGAAAGGTCCATGTCCAAGATCGTGAAGCAACGCCGCGCAAAGAGCGACGAGTCTTTCATCTCTTGGCCAATCCGGATACTTACTCTGTTCAAACTGTGAGATGATACGGCGAGTGATTTCATATACTCCTAGTGAGTGTGAGAATCGGCTGTGTTCTGCACCATGAAACGTCAAATAGGATGTCCCAAGCTGCCTAATACGGCGCAGACGCTGAAATTCCGTGGTATTAATCAAGGACCAGATTATCTCATCCTGTACATGAATATAATTATGTACGGGATCTTTGAACACCTTTTCTTCACGTAACTGGCGATGCATGGCTAACACTCCTTATCTCAATATATTTTTTTGAAAACGAAGAGAGATTTTGACCAATGTCGACACAATATGTCGAAAGGTGTCGAAAACTGGCGATGCTTGGATTTCCAAAATGTCGAATTGTGAGAATTGGTTAATTTCACTATAATTATAGGTGGAATATGCCCCTTCAAAACGTAAATATGGAGAAATAAAAGAAATATACCATTAATAGGTTGACTATTTTGGCAATGGTTGGTATTATAATTATCATAAAAGATAGAAGTTTGTCGAATCATGACATATTTAAATTATAGCGAAAGGGGTTATCATCAGTTATGATGAAATCAACCGGTATTGTAAGAAAAGTAGATGAATTAGGTCGGGTTGTTATTCCGATTGAATTACGCCGCACACTGGGCATTGGTGAAAAAGATGCACTTGAAATATATGTAGATGGAGAGCGCATCATGTTGAAGAAATATGAGCCTGCTTGTATCTTCTGTGGCAACGCTGAGAATGTAATCTACTTCAAAGGAAAGATCGTTTGTCACGAATGTATCACTGAAATTCCAACCCCTGTGACAAATTAAGAATTATAGTATATAATAGATTTACTGAAACTGTTAATTCTAACCTTTTTCATATCTCCTTGGTCCCTCTACTAGGTTTGTTTCCTACTAGTGAGGACCTCTTTTTTTGTTATAGGATCATAATAGCTCCTGATATATATCTCTTTTTGATACTCCTCGATCATTTGCCGCCTTTTTCATCGCTTCTTTACGTGAAATACGTTCCTGTAC encodes:
- a CDS encoding AbrB/MazE/SpoVT family DNA-binding domain-containing protein, giving the protein MMKSTGIVRKVDELGRVVIPIELRRTLGIGEKDALEIYVDGERIMLKKYEPACIFCGNAENVIYFKGKIVCHECITEIPTPVTN